Proteins encoded within one genomic window of Deinococcus grandis:
- a CDS encoding PTS fructose-like transporter subunit IIB, with amino-acid sequence MAQIVAVTACPTGIAHTFMAAESLRRAAAQAGHTLHVETQGSVGTQDTLTAAQIAQADLVILATDVAVDESRFAGKTIVRAGTQDAIRDPGALLARAGSAGAPAAAPQAGPLHVVGITACPTGIAHTFMAAEGLEGGARKLGFTAKIETQGSVGAGNTLTPDDIARADLVVIAADTNVDLSRFTGKRVYVTGTKPAIKDGAAVITAAQAQAAVHGVTAAGGAAASSPDYVAQAAAAKAAKNAGTPAFYKHLMTGVSHMLPFVVAGGLLIALAFAIGSFQFGDQGIFIYEDKYAGTLGNTLFKIGANGAFGLFVPVLAGYIAFSIADRPGLAPGMIGGFLAGLTGSGFLGGIIAGFLAGYLVLWLTRSIKLPRTLEGLKPTLILPLLGTLGVGLLMMFVIGKPVAAALTGLTAWLQGLGNTSAALLGALLGGMMAFDMGGPINKAAYTFSTGLLGAKVYGPIAATMAAGMTPPLALFLATLIFRNRFTKDEVEAGKAAGVLGISFITEGAIPFAARDPLRVIPSLMVGSAVAGAISMAAGCLLRAPHGGIFVLFIPNAVTNLPMYVAAIVAGTVVSTLMLGILKKPLGADGLPLNAARTPVAAD; translated from the coding sequence ATGGCTCAGATTGTCGCTGTCACGGCCTGCCCCACCGGCATCGCCCACACCTTCATGGCCGCCGAGTCGCTGCGGCGCGCCGCCGCCCAGGCCGGGCACACCCTGCACGTCGAGACGCAGGGCAGCGTCGGCACGCAGGACACCCTGACCGCCGCGCAGATCGCGCAGGCGGACCTGGTGATCCTCGCCACCGACGTGGCCGTGGACGAATCCCGCTTCGCCGGGAAGACCATCGTGCGCGCCGGAACGCAGGACGCCATCCGTGATCCGGGCGCGCTGCTGGCCCGCGCCGGAAGCGCCGGGGCGCCCGCCGCCGCGCCGCAGGCCGGGCCGCTGCACGTCGTGGGCATCACTGCCTGCCCCACCGGCATCGCGCACACCTTCATGGCCGCCGAGGGCCTGGAGGGCGGCGCGAGGAAACTCGGGTTCACCGCGAAGATCGAGACGCAGGGCAGCGTCGGCGCCGGGAACACCCTGACCCCCGACGACATCGCCCGCGCGGACCTGGTGGTCATCGCAGCGGACACGAACGTGGACCTGTCGCGCTTCACCGGCAAGCGCGTGTACGTGACCGGCACGAAGCCCGCCATCAAGGACGGCGCGGCCGTCATCACGGCGGCGCAGGCGCAGGCGGCCGTGCACGGCGTGACGGCGGCGGGCGGCGCGGCCGCCAGCAGTCCCGACTACGTCGCGCAGGCGGCCGCCGCGAAAGCCGCGAAGAACGCGGGCACCCCCGCCTTCTACAAGCACCTGATGACCGGCGTGTCGCACATGCTGCCCTTCGTGGTCGCGGGCGGTCTGCTGATCGCGCTGGCCTTCGCGATCGGGTCGTTCCAGTTCGGGGATCAGGGCATCTTCATCTACGAGGACAAGTACGCCGGGACGCTCGGCAACACCCTCTTCAAGATCGGCGCGAACGGCGCGTTCGGCCTGTTCGTCCCGGTCCTCGCCGGGTACATCGCGTTCTCCATCGCCGACCGGCCCGGCCTCGCGCCCGGCATGATCGGCGGCTTCCTGGCAGGCCTGACCGGCAGCGGCTTCCTGGGCGGCATCATCGCGGGCTTCCTGGCCGGGTACCTCGTGCTGTGGCTGACCCGCAGCATCAAACTGCCCCGCACCCTGGAGGGCCTGAAACCCACCCTGATCCTGCCGCTGCTGGGCACGCTGGGCGTGGGCCTGCTGATGATGTTCGTGATCGGCAAGCCCGTCGCGGCGGCCCTGACCGGCCTGACCGCGTGGCTGCAGGGCCTGGGCAACACCAGCGCCGCCCTGCTGGGCGCGCTGCTGGGCGGCATGATGGCCTTCGACATGGGCGGCCCGATCAACAAGGCCGCGTACACCTTCAGCACCGGTCTGCTGGGCGCCAAGGTCTACGGCCCGATCGCGGCGACCATGGCCGCCGGCATGACGCCCCCCCTGGCGCTGTTCCTGGCGACCCTGATCTTCAGGAACCGCTTCACGAAGGACGAGGTGGAGGCCGGGAAGGCGGCGGGCGTGCTGGGCATCTCGTTCATCACCGAGGGCGCCATTCCCTTCGCGGCGCGTGATCCGCTGCGCGTCATTCCCAGCCTGATGGTCGGCAGCGCGGTCGCCGGGGCGATCAGCATGGCCGCCGGGTGCCTGCTGCGCGCCCCGCACGGCGGGATCTTCGTGCTGTTCATCCCGAACGCCGTCACGAACCTCCCCATGTACGTCGCGGCGATCGTGGCGGGCACCGTGGTCAGCACCCTGATGCTGGGCATCCTGAAAAAACCCCTCGGAGCAGACGGGCTGCCGCTGAACGCCGCGCGCACCCCGGTCGCGGCCGACTGA
- the pfkB gene encoding 1-phosphofructokinase, which produces MSVTPRVLTVTLNPALDLTVQAGGWQRGEVNAAQGAQQDAGGKGVNVAAILADWGAPVAATGLLGRDNAAPFETLFRDKGVSDEFVRVPGATRVGLKIVDPARGDTTDLNLPGLTVSARALAHLQATLRSQPAGVEVVALCGSLPPGVHASFYAEEVARLREQGRFVALDTSGEALRAALTADTLPQLIKPNIHELETALGHPLPTDADVLAAARDLIRRGAELVAVSQGERGALLVTAREAVFARPPRVTVQSTVGAGDATVAGLISAHLDGLNLDSAARRATAFSAGSITRLGAHLPPRAELDALAAQVQVEPAGSLTA; this is translated from the coding sequence GTGAGCGTCACCCCGCGCGTCCTGACCGTCACCCTGAACCCCGCGCTGGACCTGACCGTGCAGGCGGGCGGCTGGCAGCGGGGCGAGGTGAACGCCGCGCAGGGCGCGCAGCAGGACGCGGGCGGCAAGGGCGTGAACGTGGCCGCCATCCTGGCCGACTGGGGCGCCCCGGTGGCCGCGACCGGCCTGCTGGGCCGCGACAACGCCGCGCCGTTCGAGACGCTGTTCCGCGACAAGGGCGTCAGCGACGAGTTCGTGCGGGTGCCCGGCGCGACCCGCGTGGGCCTGAAGATCGTGGACCCCGCGCGCGGCGACACCACCGACCTGAACCTGCCGGGCCTGACCGTCAGCGCCCGCGCGCTGGCGCACCTGCAGGCGACGCTGCGCTCGCAGCCCGCCGGGGTGGAGGTCGTGGCGCTGTGCGGGAGCCTCCCGCCGGGCGTCCACGCGAGCTTCTACGCCGAGGAGGTCGCCCGCCTGCGCGAGCAGGGGCGCTTCGTGGCGCTGGACACCAGCGGCGAAGCCCTGCGCGCCGCGCTGACGGCCGACACGCTGCCGCAGCTGATCAAACCGAACATCCACGAGCTGGAAACGGCCCTCGGGCACCCGCTGCCCACCGACGCCGACGTTCTGGCTGCCGCGCGCGACCTGATCCGCCGCGGGGCCGAACTGGTCGCCGTGTCGCAGGGTGAACGCGGCGCGCTGCTGGTCACGGCCCGGGAGGCCGTGTTCGCCCGCCCACCGCGCGTGACCGTGCAGAGCACCGTCGGCGCGGGGGACGCGACGGTCGCCGGACTGATCAGCGCCCACCTGGACGGCCTGAACCTGGACAGCGCCGCGCGGCGCGCTACAGCCTTCAGCGCGGGCAGCATCACCCGCCTGGGCGCGCACCTGCCGCCCCGCGCGGAACTGGACGCCCTGGCCGCGCAGGTGCAGGTCGAGCCCGCCGGGTCCCTGACCGCCTGA
- the ptsP gene encoding phosphoenolpyruvate--protein phosphotransferase, with protein MINLPRSLIRLGAQASSKQAAIEQVAALLADAGNVDPAYLGGMLAREGQANTYLGSGIAIPHGTPDTRHLIRQTGIAVLQLPQGVAWGEGGETVRLVVGIAAASDEHLDILRRLTRVLADDALVEQLSTTADPALVQRALTGDAAPEEAAPVSGPELPFSAQVTLPNPLGMHARPGTMLANLVRRLGARVRVEHGGQSADALRLMELLSLGLKRGSVLTVRADSEAAMGAVTDAIRAGLGDDLSLTAPAAPVRREADWRPTQVGATIEGVPASDGLVIGQTRVYRPAELHVTDQPGEAAAQAQALDDALNAAAAELDGLIEQQAQAGHADRAAIFRAHRELLTDEGTVQDAVNLVLDGHGAAWAYQRASGERIAQLQKLDDPTLAARATDLGDVQRRVLRRLLGLGEDHLEGTAPAILLAPDLTPSDTARFSEGSLLGFVTAQGGPTSHTAIIARGLGLPAVVAAGTGLLDVPDGTPAILDGQAGALYLNPSAADVQAARARQETLRAELDRARADRHRPGATRDGARVEIAANINRAAAAPGALDAGAEGVGLMRTEFLFLERDSVPAEDEQEREYRAMAEALGERTLIIRTLDIGGDKDVPYLGLEREDNSFLGLRGIRLCFERPDLFLPQLRAIVRVARDHPNVHVMFPMISTLEDFRRARALLDDVRAELDAPRIPLGVMIEVPSAALLAPQLAPEVDFFSVGTNDLTQYTLAMDRLHPQLARQTDAMHPAVLQLVALTVRAAEAHGKWVGVCGGAAGDEVGALILTGLGVKELSVSAPQIPAVKAALRQHDLAALRDLAARALTQPDAASVRALTRTLNPGEVRA; from the coding sequence ATGATCAACCTCCCCCGCTCACTGATCCGCCTTGGCGCGCAGGCCAGCAGCAAGCAGGCCGCCATCGAACAGGTCGCCGCACTCCTCGCCGACGCCGGGAACGTGGACCCCGCCTACCTGGGCGGCATGCTCGCCCGTGAAGGTCAGGCGAACACCTACCTGGGCAGCGGCATCGCCATCCCGCACGGCACGCCCGACACCCGCCACCTCATCCGCCAGACCGGCATCGCCGTGCTGCAACTCCCGCAGGGCGTCGCCTGGGGCGAGGGCGGCGAGACCGTGCGCCTCGTGGTGGGGATCGCGGCGGCCAGCGACGAGCACCTCGACATCCTGCGCCGCCTGACCCGCGTGCTGGCCGACGACGCGCTGGTCGAGCAGCTCTCGACGACCGCCGACCCGGCCCTGGTGCAGCGCGCCCTGACCGGCGACGCTGCCCCCGAGGAAGCCGCGCCTGTCAGCGGACCGGAGCTGCCCTTCAGCGCGCAGGTCACGCTGCCCAACCCGCTGGGCATGCACGCCCGCCCGGGCACGATGCTCGCCAATCTGGTGCGGCGCCTGGGCGCGCGCGTGCGCGTCGAGCATGGCGGGCAGAGCGCGGACGCGCTGCGCCTGATGGAACTGCTCAGCCTGGGATTGAAGCGCGGCAGTGTCCTGACGGTGCGGGCCGACAGCGAGGCCGCGATGGGCGCCGTGACCGACGCGATCCGCGCCGGGCTGGGCGACGACCTGAGCCTGACCGCCCCGGCCGCGCCCGTGCGGCGCGAGGCCGACTGGCGCCCCACACAGGTCGGGGCGACCATCGAGGGCGTTCCCGCCAGCGACGGCCTGGTGATCGGCCAGACCCGCGTGTACCGCCCGGCCGAACTGCACGTCACGGATCAGCCCGGCGAGGCCGCCGCGCAGGCGCAGGCGCTGGACGACGCGCTGAACGCCGCCGCCGCTGAACTCGACGGCCTGATCGAGCAGCAGGCCCAGGCGGGGCACGCCGACCGCGCCGCGATCTTCCGCGCGCACCGTGAACTCCTGACCGACGAGGGCACCGTGCAGGATGCCGTGAACCTCGTGCTGGACGGGCACGGTGCCGCCTGGGCGTACCAGCGGGCCAGCGGCGAGCGCATCGCGCAGTTGCAGAAACTCGACGACCCGACCCTCGCCGCGCGGGCCACCGACCTGGGCGACGTGCAGCGCCGCGTGCTGCGCCGCCTGCTGGGCCTGGGCGAGGACCACCTGGAGGGCACGGCCCCCGCGATCCTGCTCGCCCCGGACCTGACGCCCAGCGACACCGCCCGTTTCAGCGAGGGCAGCCTGCTGGGCTTCGTGACCGCGCAGGGCGGCCCGACCAGCCACACCGCGATCATCGCGCGCGGGCTGGGCCTGCCCGCCGTGGTGGCCGCCGGGACCGGCCTGCTGGACGTGCCGGACGGCACCCCCGCCATCCTGGACGGGCAGGCGGGTGCCCTGTACCTGAACCCCTCGGCGGCGGACGTGCAGGCGGCCCGCGCCCGGCAGGAGACGCTGCGGGCCGAACTGGACCGCGCCCGCGCCGACCGGCACCGCCCCGGCGCGACCCGCGACGGCGCCCGCGTGGAGATCGCCGCGAACATCAACCGCGCCGCCGCCGCGCCCGGCGCACTCGACGCCGGGGCCGAGGGCGTGGGCCTGATGCGCACCGAGTTCCTGTTCCTCGAACGCGACAGCGTCCCCGCCGAGGACGAGCAGGAACGCGAGTACCGCGCCATGGCCGAGGCCCTGGGTGAGCGCACCCTGATCATCCGCACGCTGGACATCGGCGGGGACAAGGACGTGCCGTACCTGGGCCTGGAACGCGAGGACAACTCCTTCCTGGGCCTGCGCGGCATCCGGTTGTGCTTCGAGCGTCCGGACCTGTTCCTGCCGCAGCTGCGCGCCATCGTGCGCGTCGCCAGGGATCACCCGAACGTGCACGTCATGTTCCCCATGATCAGCACCCTGGAGGACTTCCGCCGCGCCCGCGCGCTGCTCGACGACGTGCGCGCCGAGCTGGACGCGCCGCGCATCCCGCTGGGCGTGATGATCGAGGTGCCCTCGGCGGCGCTGCTGGCCCCTCAGCTGGCGCCCGAGGTGGACTTCTTCAGCGTCGGCACGAACGACCTCACGCAGTACACCCTCGCCATGGACCGCCTGCACCCGCAGCTGGCCCGCCAGACCGACGCGATGCACCCGGCCGTGCTGCAACTCGTGGCGCTGACCGTGCGGGCCGCCGAGGCGCACGGTAAGTGGGTGGGCGTGTGCGGCGGCGCCGCCGGGGACGAGGTCGGCGCGCTGATCCTGACCGGGCTGGGCGTGAAGGAACTGTCAGTCAGCGCCCCGCAGATCCCGGCGGTGAAGGCCGCGCTGCGGCAGCATGACCTCGCGGCGCTGCGCGACCTGGCCGCCCGCGCGCTGACGCAGCCCGACGCGGCGAGCGTGCGCGCCCTGACCCGCACCCTGAATCCCGGCGAGGTCCGCGCGTGA
- a CDS encoding DeoR/GlpR family DNA-binding transcription regulator, with protein sequence MNAPLAEDRLQRILDLLSRNGRMRTTALTEALGVSGATTRRDLDLLASRGLIRKLHGGAALASQDQQYTDRQQLHQDAKTRLAQTALNLIQPGQTLYLDAGTTAQAVAHALKRAPQLTRTLRVVTHGIDVAYELNGECPLYVVGGELYGSTYSLTGPDALDTIRRYRYDLFLVGCTSIDPTRGLTNSNLIEAQQKAAIMTQTTRTVLIADHSKWGPTGFATFATLNQIHDWVTDHAGPVARCAFEEAGVTVHDSA encoded by the coding sequence ATGAACGCTCCCCTCGCGGAGGACCGCCTCCAGCGCATCCTCGACCTGCTCTCCCGGAACGGCCGCATGCGCACCACCGCCCTGACCGAAGCGCTCGGCGTCAGCGGCGCCACCACCCGCCGCGACCTCGACCTGCTCGCCAGCCGCGGCCTGATCCGCAAACTCCACGGCGGCGCGGCCCTCGCCAGCCAGGACCAGCAGTACACCGACCGGCAACAACTCCACCAGGACGCCAAGACCCGCCTCGCCCAGACCGCCCTGAACCTCATCCAGCCCGGCCAGACCCTCTACCTCGACGCGGGCACCACCGCCCAGGCCGTCGCCCACGCCCTGAAACGCGCGCCGCAACTGACCCGCACCCTGCGCGTCGTCACCCACGGCATCGACGTCGCCTACGAACTCAACGGCGAATGCCCCCTGTACGTCGTCGGCGGCGAACTCTACGGCAGCACGTACAGCCTCACCGGCCCCGACGCCCTCGACACCATCCGCCGCTACCGCTACGACCTCTTCCTGGTCGGCTGCACCAGCATCGACCCCACCCGCGGCCTGACCAACAGCAACCTCATCGAAGCGCAGCAGAAAGCCGCCATCATGACCCAAACCACACGCACCGTCCTCATCGCCGACCACAGCAAATGGGGCCCCACGGGCTTCGCCACCTTCGCCACCCTGAACCAGATCCACGACTGGGTCACCGACCACGCCGGACCCGTCGCCCGCTGCGCCTTCGAGGAAGCCGGCGTCACAGTCCACGACAGCGCCTGA